A region of the Egicoccus sp. AB-alg2 genome:
TCCCAGGGCGCGATGCAGGTCACGACGCGGCACACCACCTCGGTGACGCCGGCGACCTGGGTGTTGCACTGCCCGTAGCGGAAGTTGTTGCAGCACACGCGCCGCTGGTCACAGGGGTCGTCGGCGCAGCGGCAGGAGCAGCGCGCCGACGGGCTGCGGTTGCAGTCGATGACGTAGCGGGCGCGGCCCATGCAGAACGGCGAGTCGTCGATGCGCCACCAGCCGGCGGCGTAGGAGCCGGGCGGGCAGGTGTTGGCGCCGTTGTTGACGGTGCAGCAGAACGCCGTCCAGCCGCTGGAGCAGGATGCGCCGGTGCCGCAGACCTGCGCGTAGGCGGTCCCCGGCTTCAGGGTGTAGCGGATCGGGCCGACGGCCAGCGCCGAGCCGACGACCGCGACGCGGCCGAGGAAGCGGCGGCGGCTGAGGCCCCGGCCGGCCAGCGCGCGGCCGAGGCGGTCGACGACCCGGACCGTGATCGGCGCAGCCGCCTCGGCCTCCGGTGCGGGAGCGATCGTCATCGGGGCTCCTCCCCGCCCGCGGCGGGTTCGATCGTGACCTGCGCGAGCACCTCTTCGACCCGGCGGACCTGCCGGTTGGCGTCCCCGCCGTCGCCCAGCACGACGTACAGGCAGAAGGCGCGACCGGCCTCGGTGAAGAAGTGCTGCCAGCCGGCCTGCTTGCGCATCGCCCGCTGCAGCGAGCGGTTGCTGAAGGCCCGCGGGTCGAGTCGTCGCGGCAGCCCCTGTGCGGCGAACAGCGGCGTGCCCGCTTCCTCGGGCCCGTACTCGAGCAGCGCCACGAACGCGTCGTCGTCGGCCATGAGGTCGACCGCACCGGAGCCGAAGTCGCCGCGCTCGCCGGGCAGTGCGAACGTCGCGAGGTGCATGACCGGCGGTGACTCGTCGCTGGCCGCGGCGGCCGCGGCGAACTGCCCCTCGGGCAGCTCGTCGGCCGCGGCCTCACGCCGGATGCGGCCCTCCCAGCCGCGCGGGAGCTGGGCCCGCAGGCCGTGTCCACGCAGTTGCATGCGATGCTCCTTCAGACGACCGTGCCGACGGCGAGTACCGCGACGGCGGCACCGACGGTGAGCGCGGTGAGACGCTGGGCCAGCGGTGCGCCGGCGTCGAGGCGGCGGTGGAAGCGCTGCAGGCCGGCGGGCTCGCGCAGGCCCGCGGTCGTGAGCAGCGGCAGTGCACGTACCAGGCCGAAGGTGGCACCCAGCAGCGCACCGATCGGCGCCGACGCCGACGCGACGGCGAACAGCAGCAGCAGGTGCGTGGCGGCGGTCGGGATGCGGGTCAACACGGCCGCGCCGAGTTGGAAGCCGAACCCGGCCCCGTAGACCCAACCGCGGTAGGCGGTCAGCCAGCGCTCGTCGACCTGCCGCTGCCAGCTCGGCAGCCGGACCGGCAGCCGCCCGGCGTCCGCCGCCAGCGCGAGCAACCCCGCAATGGCGAGGATCGCCAGCACCAGGTCCCCGGGCGGGGTCACCCCGAACCCGGTGAGCCCACGGGCGGCGAGCCAGCCGACGCCGCCGGCGAGCGCACCGACCGTGGCGCCGCCGACCGTGGACGCGACGAGGTAGGCGATGGCCGTGACGGTCCACCGCTGTCCGCGCGAGGCCTCCCCGACCGGGGAGATGCTGGCGAGCATCGACATGCCTCAGGGCGACCAGGAGCTGCGCAGCGCGGCCGCGGCCGCGAGGGTCAGCCCGAGTGCGGCGATCACGCGTCGTGCTCCCGCTCGTCGTCGCCGTGCGCGCCGGCGTCGGCGAACGGCTCGGGCGCGAACTGGTCGGCCGGCTGGTACAGGCTCGGATCGCCCGGCGCGATCCCGGCCGCCAGCAGGTGGCGGTCGGCGTCGCGCTCGCGGCGGCTGTCGGCCGCGGCCTTGTCGCGACCGGCGGACCCCTGCAGCAGCAGGCGGCGCACGGCCGGCCAGGTGCCGGCCGTGCCCTCGCCGCGGACGCGGCCGGTCGTGCCGTCGACGTGGACGACGTACGGACTGCCCGGCACGTCGTGTGCGTCCCAGGTCGCGTCGCTCATCACGACGGTGGCACCGGCCGGCGCCAGGCGGGCGATGGCGTCGCGGTCCTCGTCGGGTTCCTCACGCGTCACGATCACGACCCGTGTGTCGCCGGGGACGTCGGGCGCCTCCAGCGCCGGCCAGTAGGGCTTGCAGCCGACACAGGTGGACGACAGGAACACCAGCACGGTGTCGTGACGGACCTCCTGCACACGCAGGGCGAGCAGTTCGCCGCCCGGGCTGACCCCGACCACGTCCGGCGCGGTGCGGCCCTCGACGGCGGCGGCCGGGCCGGTCTCGAACGCTGCGACCCCCGCCGGCGGCGCCGGTGCGGCGGCGGCGTCGGCCGGCTGGTCGGGGTCGATGCCGGCGCCGAGCTCGTGGAGGCGGCGCAGGATCTCCGCGTGGCTGCGCAGGAGCCCCACGAGCAGCACCAACTGGACGGCGACGACCACCACGAGGGCGACGACGACGATGGTCATCGGGCATCTCCTTGCACGGCCGCGTCGGTTCGCGCGGCCCGCGGGGCGGGCAACGTCACACGGCGGGTCGCCGCGCGCAGCTCCGGCAGGCCGGTGAGCAGTTGCTGGACGGAGGCGACACCGACGACGGCGAGCACGGCCGCCAGCACGGTGTGCCCCGGCGCGAACCCGAGCCGGGCCGGGGCCTCGAGGTGCGCCAGTGCGCCGGGGCCGGCCGCGGCCAGGGCGGCCGCCACGGCGACGAGCGCGTTCAGCCCGACGTGCAGCAGCGAGGTCGGCGCCGACGCCTGGCCGAAGCAGCCGCAGGCGCCTCCGCGGCGGCGCTGGCGTGCCGCGACGACGGCGAAGGCGCCGTAGACCAGCGCGAGGCCGGCGAGCAGCGGCCGCGTCCCGAGCACCAGGACCGCCGCGGCCAGGCTCACTTCACCCGCACCGACGACGCGGACGAGCGAGGTGGCGTGCGTGCCGCGCCACGCCAGGGCGTCGGCGGTCGTCCTGGGGCGCCGCAGCTTCGCGACGCCGGCCGGCACCAGCAGTCCCGCCCCGAGCACGATCACGACCCGAACCACGTCGAGTGCGACCGGCCACGCTCCCCCGAGCTCCGCCGACAACGCCTGCTCCCACCTGCCCGGGACCTCCCGCCGGGCGCCGGGACGCTAGGTCACGCTTCGAAGCGCGACAACCACCCGCTGCGACCTGACCCGGGACCGCGCGGGCGGCGCGCTAGATTCCTCGTTCCTGCGTTCCGGCCGCTAGCGGCGGAACCACGCCCCTCCTCCCGACGTTCGCCGGAGCCGCCCTGGTGGGTCCACTCCTGGCGCTCGGCTCGGCGCTCAGCTTCGGTCTCTCCGACTTCACGGGAGGCCTGGCCGCGCGCCGTGCCTCGGCGCTCACCGTCACGCTGGTGGCCCAGGTCGCCGGCCTGCTGGTGCTGGTGCCCGCCCTGGTCCTGTGGCCCGGACGGGCCTCGTGGCAGGCGCTGGGCCTGGGCGCGCTCGCCGGCGGACTCGGCTGCGTCGGCCTCGTGCTCTACCTGCGCTGCATGGCGCTGGGCCCGATGGGGCTCATCTCGCCGTTGGCCGCGCTGGTCGGCGCCGCCGTGCCCGTCGGCTGGGGCGTGGTCCTGGCCGGCGAGGTACTGACCACCGCCGACGTCGT
Encoded here:
- a CDS encoding MauE/DoxX family redox-associated membrane protein: MSAELGGAWPVALDVVRVVIVLGAGLLVPAGVAKLRRPRTTADALAWRGTHATSLVRVVGAGEVSLAAAVLVLGTRPLLAGLALVYGAFAVVAARQRRRGGACGCFGQASAPTSLLHVGLNALVAVAAALAAAGPGALAHLEAPARLGFAPGHTVLAAVLAVVGVASVQQLLTGLPELRAATRRVTLPAPRAARTDAAVQGDAR